A window of the Henckelia pumila isolate YLH828 chromosome 3, ASM3356847v2, whole genome shotgun sequence genome harbors these coding sequences:
- the LOC140889287 gene encoding uncharacterized protein: MASRRGNNTNANANAANNNHNDCGPDSENNQNNQFLAGLTALLQEQSRAQGAQIQQLLQAQTANAGNNYPAANQNPIYKRFLELGPPEFKGETDPLIAEQWFQAMETAFEFMQITDADRLRCATYMFRDDARVWWNGAKAALNLTTLTWNGFKDVFYGKYFTVSTRNRLAREFLEIRQGNMSIAEYVKKFERGRYFVPMISGDPAEELKHFTEGLNAFIRKDVRLSGAKNYKEAVDQAMLSEKDRNDIIKESQAKRSNYQGRDQQGNSNRKRPYQAPPQHRPYQQQQPRPQGQKQLALPAPKPANAPTACQKCGKLHSGQCMMGTGVCYLCKKPGHFAKECPQQRGPAKGRVFAMTHEQVDTNSAIITGMINVSSIPAHILIDTRATHSFISVEFVNKSGLVPDKSISGFSISLPLGEELSSDLIIRGCSIQMQGHELYADLIILKMSDFDVIFGMDWLSCYEATIDCKRRTVSLKTKDGETFLFHATPKNNSSLLISVGKAWQLLNKGCEGFLASVTCDQELPRPRLEDVEVVRDFPEVFPDDISGLPPAREVEFGIELMPGTQPASKAPYRLAPTEMKELKEQLQDLLNKGFIRPSISPWGAPCEKSFLVLKKKLMTTPVLAIPEGTGRFVIYTDASKSGLGAVLMQDGKVIAYASRQLKIHEKNYPTHDLELAAVVFALKLWRHYLYDFERLRLEVVEPMEVCALSALTMVPSLLDKIRTGQASDQQLLTWKLKDEAKGGALYTVKDGIVHHKGRKWVPAVDLLREDVKVEHQRPVGLLKPLHIPTWKWEDVTMDFVIGLPITQRRMNSIWIIVDRLTKSAHFLPVGNNFSMNQYAELYIREVVRLHGVPVRIVSDRDPRFTFYQLETTSR; the protein is encoded by the exons ATGGCATCACGTAGGGGAAATAACACCAACGCCAACGCCAATGCCGCTAACAACAACCATAATGATTGTGGGCCAGATAGTgagaacaatcaaaacaaccAGTTTTTGGCGGGATTAACTGCTCTGCTTCAAGAGCAAAGCCGTGCTCAGGGAGCTCAAATCCAACAGTTGCTTCAAGCCCAGACAGCTAATGCCGGAAATAACTATCCTGCGGCTAATCAAAACCCTATCTACAAAAGGTTCTTAGAGTTGGGACCACCTGAGTTCAAAGGAGAGACTGATCCTTTGATTGCGGAACAATGGTTCCAAGCTATGGAGACTGCTTTTGAATTCATGCAGATCACGGATGCGGATAGATTGAGATGTGCTACCTATATGTTCCGTGATGACGCTCGTGTTTGGTGGAATGGAGCCAAAGCAGCGTTGAACCTAACCACCCTtacttggaatggattcaaggATGTGTTCTACGGCAAATATTTCACGGTGAGCACCCGAAACAGGTTGGCTAGAGAGTTTTTGGAGATCCGTCAAGGAAACATGTCAATTGCGGAGTATGTAAAGAAGTTTGAAAGGGGAAGATACTTTGTACCGATGATTTCTGGTGATCCTGCTGAAGAGTTGAAACACTTTACAGAAGGGTTGAATGCCTTCATCAGAAAGGATGTTAGACTAAGTGGAGCGAAAAATTACAAAGAAGCGGTAGATCAGGCCATGCTGTCCGAAAAGGACAGAAACGATATTATCAAAGAGTCACAGGCAAAGAGATCTAACTATCAGGGTCGAGAccaacaaggaaattctaacagAAAGAGGCCGTACCAAGCCCCTCCCCAACACCGACCGTACCAACAACAACAGCCTCGACCTCAAGGGCAGAAACAATTGGCTCTGCCAGCACCAAAACCGGCAAATGCACCAACAGCTTGTCAAAAATGTGGAAAACTTCATTCAGGCCAATGTATGATGGGAACTGGTGTATGTTACTTGTGCAAAAAACCAGGACATTTTGCAAAGGAATGTCCCCAACAAAGAGGACCGGCCAAAGGCCGAGTGTTTGCCATGACTCATGAGCAAGTGGACACAAACTCAGCCATCATCACAGGTATGATTAATGTTTCCAGTATTCCTGCTCATATCTTAATTGATACTAGAGCTACacattcattcatatctgttgaatttgttaataaaTCGGGTTTGGTACCGGATAAGTCAATTTCGGGGTTTAGTATATCTTTGCCTTTAGGGGAAGAATTGAGTAGTGATTTGATTATCAGAGGATGCAGTATACAGATGCAAGGTCATGAGTTGTATGCTGATCTTATTATCCTCAAAATGTCGGACTTTGACGTGATATttggtatggattggttgtcttgTTACGAGGCTACCATAGACTGTAAACGGAGGACAGTTTCCTTGAAAACTAAGGATGGAGAAACGTTTCTATTCCATGCCACACCGAAAAATAATTCATCTCTTTTAATTTCAGTAGGTAAGGCATGGCAACTGTTGAATAAAGGATGTGAAGGTTTCCTCGCAAGTGTCACTTGCGACCAAGAATTACCTCGACCGAGACTTGAAGACGTCGAGGTAGTGAGAGATTTCCCAGAAgtatttcctgatgatatttcaggattacctccagctaGGGAGGTAGAATTTGGGATTGAATTAATGCCCGGAACCCAACCAGCTTCCAAAGCACCATACAGATTAGCACCGACTGaaatgaaagaattgaaggagcaactaCAAGATCTACTCAATAAAGGCTTTATTAGACCGAgtatatcgccttggggtgcaccg TGTGAGAAAAGCTTTTTAGTGttaaagaaaaagttgatgacAACACCAGTACTAGCCATACCAGAAGGAACAGGTCGATTCGTAATTTATACAGATGCTTCCAAGAGTGGATTAGGGGCTGTCTTGATGCAAGATGGAAAGGTGATAGCATATGCTtcacgacagttgaagattcatgaaaagAATTACCCTACCCATGACCTTGAATTGGCAGCAGTTGTCTTCGCACTCAAACTGTGGagacattacctttatg ATTTTGAACGACTCAGATTGGAAGTAGTTGAGCCGATGGAAGTTTGTGCCCTATCAGCCTTAACAATGGTTCCAAGTTTGCTCGACAAGATTCGAACAGGTCAGGCTTCAGACCAGCAATTATTAACTTGGAAACTTAAAGATGAAGCTAAAGGGGGTGCATTGTATACAGTGAAGGATGGGATCGTGCATCACAAAGGGCGAAAGTGGGTACCAGCAGTAGATTTACTGAGGGAAGAT gtcaaagttGAACATCAAAGGCCAGTAGGACTTCTGAAACCATTACACATTCCCACTTGGAAATGGGAAGATgtcaccatggactttgtgattgGACTGCCAATTACACAACgaagaatgaattcaatatggATAATAGTTGATAGGTTGACGAAGTCAGCTCACTTTTTACCAGTTGGAAacaacttctcgatgaatcaatATGCAGAGTTGTATATTCGAGAGGTagttagattgcatggagttccagtAAGGATAGTCTCTGACAGGGATCCCAGGTTCACTTTTTACCAGTTGGAAacaacttctcgatga